The segment ATCTCCAGTGTTACTTCTTTTGGAATGTTTGTCGAACTTGACAACTCTATTGAGGGTTTGGTACATGTTACAAACATGCTTGGCGATTATTATAATTACGATGAAAAAACACTCACCCTTACAGGTGAACGGACGCGCAAAATATATCGTATCGGTCAAAGGGTTGAGATAGAAGTGTTAAGCGTAAATCCAAATGAAAGACAGATTGATTTTGTGATTGTATCTGATAACCCGAAGGAAGAATCTGCAGAATAAGATTTTAGTTAGTGATAAAAAGCCTGATATTTTTCATTATAAAATTCTTGCCGTTTACGGCAAGAATTCAGGCTGTTGACAAAGGTCAACAGCCTTATTTATTTATATGTAAAAACATGGTATAATATAAAAAAGAGCTGAACTAAGGAGTGGAATGATGTTTAATAGCCCAAAGGAAACACAAAGTAAAATGGAGTTTGTATATATAGGAGATCTAGTACCAGAAGACCATCTATTAAGAAAGATAGATAAATATATAGACTTTAGTTTCATACGAGAAAAGACTAAAGAATTTTACTGTGAGAACAACGGGCGTCCATCTATAGACCCAATAGTTCTTTTTAAAATACTGTTCATTGGATATCTTTATGGAATACGTTCAGAAAGACAAATAATAAAAGAAATCGAAGTTAATGTAGCGTATCGATGGTTTTTAAAGTTATCATTAACCGACCCAATACCACACCACTCAACCATTAGTCAGAACAGGAAACGTAAGTTTAATGGGACAAACATTATGCAAGATATATTCGATGAGATTGTTCTCTTAGGAATAAAGAACGGTTTGATTGAAGGAAAAACTTTATTCACTGATTCAACTCATCTAAAAGCCAACGCTAATAAACATAAATTTACCCGTCAGAAAGTTAAGGAATCCACCAAAACATATCTCGATGAACTAGATGATGCAATATCTAAAGACCGCGAAGCGCATGGTAAAAAAACCTTAAAAGAAATACCACCTAGTGAAGAGTTAAAAGAAGTAAAAGTAAGTACAACCGATAAAGACAGTGGGTACATGTGTAGAGAAGGAAAGCCAGAAGGATTTTTTTATCTTGACCACCGAACAGTAGATGGCAAACTAAATCTAATAACTGATGTTCATGTAACAGCTGGTAATGTGCACGATAGCATTCCATACCTTGAAAGACTTGATCGCCAAAGGGAGCGTTTTGGCTTTGATGTGCAGGAAG is part of the Calditerrivibrio sp. genome and harbors:
- a CDS encoding S1 RNA-binding domain-containing protein, yielding ISSVTSFGMFVELDNSIEGLVHVTNMLGDYYNYDEKTLTLTGERTRKIYRIGQRVEIEVLSVNPNERQIDFVIVSDNPKEESAE
- a CDS encoding IS1182 family transposase — its product is MFNSPKETQSKMEFVYIGDLVPEDHLLRKIDKYIDFSFIREKTKEFYCENNGRPSIDPIVLFKILFIGYLYGIRSERQIIKEIEVNVAYRWFLKLSLTDPIPHHSTISQNRKRKFNGTNIMQDIFDEIVLLGIKNGLIEGKTLFTDSTHLKANANKHKFTRQKVKESTKTYLDELDDAISKDREAHGKKTLKEIPPSEELKEVKVSTTDKDSGYMCREGKPEGFFYLDHRTVDGKLNLITDVHVTAGNVHDSIPYLERLDRQRERFGFDVQEVALDAGYLTMPISYGLEQRDIFGVIGHRRYHSKKGLFHKWQFKYDKSEDCYICPENTKLIYRTTNRKGYREYVSNHKLCANCPNLMKCTKSKNHAKLITRHVWEDSKEKIRVNRLSDKGKVLYSRRKETIERSFADSKELHGLRYARYRGISKVVEQCLLTAACQNIKKIATYLWKRNLSSYLFSFINELRIGFICF